The Alicyclobacillus macrosporangiidus CPP55 genome segment GCGTGTTGGTGGCGCGAACGGACGCGGCCGATCGGGAGGCTCTCGGCCCCTCGGCACGGCGCGAGGATCCCGTGTTCGTCCAGGTGGGCGGCCTCACGCCCGACAGCGACAACGCCCTGTTGTACCGCCTGACGGTGGCCCTCGAGGGCATCCCTGGGGTGCACGTGGTATCCATGAGCCGCGACACGGCGGTCTACAAGGTGGTGGGAGACGGCGACACCCTGTGGGCGTACTATCCGGACCTGCGTCATCCGCTGTTCACGTCCGGGTACGTCTTGGCGCACACCCGGTACTCGACGAACACCGCCACGTCGTTCTCGCGCGTGCAGCCGTTCTCCGCTCTCGGGCACAACGGCGAGATCAACACCATCACGCGCTTTTTCGCAGAGGCGCACATGATTGACATTCCGCTGGACGCTGGCTACAGCGACTCGCAGATGGTCAACGGCGTGGTGGATCACTTCACCAAGGAGCGGGGCTGGTCCCTGTTCGAGGTGGCGGAGCTCCTGTTCCCGCCGATCATCAACGAGATCAAGCAGATGCCGGCCGAACTGGCCGACCTGTACATGTTCTACCGCGCCCTGTGGGGCCCGTTCGCCCAGGGCCCGGCGGCCATGATGCTGCGCGCCGGGCGCGAGGCGGTGTTCTGCATCGACGCGCTCGGCCTGCGGCCGATGTGGCTGCTGGAGACGGCGGACGGGTACGCGTTCAGCTCGGAGCAGGGCATCCTCCCGGTGGCCGAATGGGTCGAGGACCCGAAGCCGCTGGCCCCTGGCGAGAAGATCGGCGTTGAGCTGGGGCCCGAGGGCGTGCGGCTGCATCCGTACACCGACCTGCAGCGGATCGTCTTGGAGCGGGCGCGGAAGCGCTACGCGTTCCGCGGGCAGAGTGAGACGCTCCGCTTTGCGGGCGCCATCCCGGAGGCGGATGCCACGCACCCGGCACGGGATCGGAAGCCGCGTCTCGTCCGGGCGGCGGCCTTTGGCTGGCGCGACGACGACCTGAAGATGCTCGATTTTGAAGTGCACAGCGGGGCGGAGCCCATCCGCTCGCTCGGGTATGACGGACCGTTGCCGGCGCTCGATCCGGGCGTGAAACAGCTGTCCGACTTCCTGCAGGAGACCGTCGCGGTGGTCACGAACCCGGCCATTGACCGGGAGCGCGAGATCGAACACTTCAGCACGCGCTCGCTCATCGGCAAGCGGCCGTCCTTCGAGGGGTTGTACCAGGAGGCGCCGCGAGTCGAGACGCAGTCGCCGCTGCTGCTGGAGGAACTCCCGGCCGATCTCGACGTCCAGCGCGAAGATGTCCGTGCGATCGCGCACCGCCACGGCACCCTGTGTTACGAGGACGCGCTGGCGGCCCTTCGGACCGATCCGCACGGAACGGTCGAGATCCTCATCCACCGCGAGCCGGGCGAGACGCTGCACCAGGCCCTGGAGCGGTTCCGGCAGGAGGCCCTGGAGGCGGTGCAGGCGGGGGCGCACGCGCTGGTGCTCGACGATCGATTGCAGTTCGCCCGCGGCGAGTGGGTCGATCCGCTGCTCGCCCTGGCGGTCGTCCACAAGGCGCTGCTGCGCCCGGCGTCCAAGCGGGGGGGCGAGCACCTGCGCCGGCGCACGAGCATCATCCTGCGCAGCGGCGGCATCCGCAACCTGCACGACATCATGACGGCCATCGGCCTCGGGGCGGACGCGGTCAACCCGTACCTGATGTGGGAGTTCGCGGCGGAGAAGGCGAGCGTCGCCGGGCTCGAGAACCTGTATGTCGCCCTGTGCAAGGGCATTGAGAAGGTGATCTCGACCATCGGCATCCACGAGGTGCGCGGGTACGAGCGGCTGTTCAGCGGAATCGGGCTGGCGTCCGAGGTGGCGGAGCTGCTGGCGGTGCCGAACTTCTGCGGCAGCGAATCGGCGGGGTACGGGCTGGCGCAGCTGGAGGAGGAGGCCGCCAAACGGCGCCAGGTGTACGAGGCGGCGGACGAACGGCAGGTGGCCAAGAACCGCGTGTTTCAGCTGTACCCGCGCATCTGGAAGTCGGCGGGCCTGGTGGCGACGGGCCACACCCCGTATGAGGAATTCGAAGAGAAGCTGCTCTCGTTCGAGCGGGAGCATCCCATCAACATCAAGCACCTGTTGCGTCTGCGCGAGACCTCCGGCGAGGCGGAGGCCGTGGATGCCGGCGAGATCGACACCACCATCGACGGGCACGCGTACCCGATCGTGATCTCGTCGATGTCCTTCGGATCGCAGAGCGAGGTGGCCTACCGGGCGTACGCAGAGGCGGCGTACCGGTTGAACATCGTCGGCCTCAACGGCGAGGGCGGCGAGATCAAGGACATCCTGACCAAGTACCCGCGCAACCGCGGGCGGCAGGTGGCGTCCGGCCGGTTTGGCGTCAACGCGGAGTTGTGCAACGGAGCGTACGTGCTCGAGATCAAGATCGGGCAGGGCGCGAAGCCGGGTGAGGGCGGACATCTGCCGGGATCGAAGGTGACGGTGCAGGTGGCCAACGCTCGCAACGCGTCGCCGGGGATCGACCTCATCTCGCCATCGAACAACCACGACATCTATTCGATTGAGGACCTGGCGCAGGTGATCCACGAGCTGCGGCAGATCAACCCGTACGCCAAGATCGCGGTCAAGGTGCCCGTGGTGCCCAACATCGGGACCATTGCGGTGGGCATCGTCAAGGCGGGGGCGGACATCGTCAACCTGTCGGGCTTCGACGGCGGCACCGGCGCGGCGCGCGCACACGCCATCCGGCACGTGGGCCTGCCGGCGGAGATCGGCATCAAGCTGGTGCACGAGGCCCTGTGTGAGGCGGGGCTGCGCAATTCGGCGGAGATCTGGGCGGACGGCGGCATGAAGTCGGCAGTGGACGTGATGAAGGCCATCCT includes the following:
- a CDS encoding glutamate synthase-related protein, producing the protein MNLSALTTQLHREHDACGIFAWIDKTGGHSRKPVEFGIQALRALRHRAGYVHGEGDGCGLLLDIPRKLWRRWLQDAGHDKMLAEDERFFVLHLFLQRADWEDRWTRIEQKLAASGVSVLVARTDAADREALGPSARREDPVFVQVGGLTPDSDNALLYRLTVALEGIPGVHVVSMSRDTAVYKVVGDGDTLWAYYPDLRHPLFTSGYVLAHTRYSTNTATSFSRVQPFSALGHNGEINTITRFFAEAHMIDIPLDAGYSDSQMVNGVVDHFTKERGWSLFEVAELLFPPIINEIKQMPAELADLYMFYRALWGPFAQGPAAMMLRAGREAVFCIDALGLRPMWLLETADGYAFSSEQGILPVAEWVEDPKPLAPGEKIGVELGPEGVRLHPYTDLQRIVLERARKRYAFRGQSETLRFAGAIPEADATHPARDRKPRLVRAAAFGWRDDDLKMLDFEVHSGAEPIRSLGYDGPLPALDPGVKQLSDFLQETVAVVTNPAIDREREIEHFSTRSLIGKRPSFEGLYQEAPRVETQSPLLLEELPADLDVQREDVRAIAHRHGTLCYEDALAALRTDPHGTVEILIHREPGETLHQALERFRQEALEAVQAGAHALVLDDRLQFARGEWVDPLLALAVVHKALLRPASKRGGEHLRRRTSIILRSGGIRNLHDIMTAIGLGADAVNPYLMWEFAAEKASVAGLENLYVALCKGIEKVISTIGIHEVRGYERLFSGIGLASEVAELLAVPNFCGSESAGYGLAQLEEEAAKRRQVYEAADERQVAKNRVFQLYPRIWKSAGLVATGHTPYEEFEEKLLSFEREHPINIKHLLRLRETSGEAEAVDAGEIDTTIDGHAYPIVISSMSFGSQSEVAYRAYAEAAYRLNIVGLNGEGGEIKDILTKYPRNRGRQVASGRFGVNAELCNGAYVLEIKIGQGAKPGEGGHLPGSKVTVQVANARNASPGIDLISPSNNHDIYSIEDLAQVIHELRQINPYAKIAVKVPVVPNIGTIAVGIVKAGADIVNLSGFDGGTGAARAHAIRHVGLPAEIGIKLVHEALCEAGLRNSAEIWADGGMKSAVDVMKAILLGANRVGFGTMAMVAIGCTACRACHKDTCHVGIATQMTSVEEAREKGVASFHPRIFETAVEHLCAFFGAIGEQVRVLTKRLGAKRTQDLVGRADLLEQFQGYQQMDLAWLTTVRKEFAGLGTRIVYRDYDAEQAWEEVAAAPLAYAVGTESYAVASAASVAPAGGAVSRGPRLAEAPAGSNGGTSLLHAMRAVRTRESGEHVRGDRGGDAKGIAIHPAVAGNGFAAYHTVGMHSVALGGAQDGTAKGMYGGRVVVLKQRAADGRWRGGSVGKGLAYGAQRGLIIVQGDADARAGIRLSGADLVIGGEVREPLEDKKGWIGARANIKGFAFEYMTAGRALVLGDPGPWICSGMTGGSVYLRHDPEMGLTEEALRRRIAKGAKVALTVLDEQGISDVTELLLAYHRELRRSGQAEAAKRLLPLIAHPAEHFRMIRPGKDITDQSMATE